The Paramormyrops kingsleyae isolate MSU_618 chromosome 11, PKINGS_0.4, whole genome shotgun sequence genome includes a window with the following:
- the lctlb gene encoding lactase-like protein produces the protein MLRHGVPGRCHVLMLVLCLSAAEDFQWTKNEWGAFYYGTFPTGFSWGAGSSAYQTEGAWDKDGKGMSIWDVFSHKKGKILMNDTGDSSCEGYYKVKDDISLMKDLKLTHYCFSISWPRLIPTGIKSDHVNEKGIEYYDNLINLLLESKITPIVTLYHWDLPRVLQDKYGGWQNISMVSYFNDFANLCFERFGNRVKYWITFNNPWSTAVEGHETGEHAPGLQLRGTGPYRVAHHMIKAHAKVWHTYDTQWRHKQKGLLGISLSGDWGEPVDITNLKDIEAAERYVQFSMGWFATPIFHGDYPQVMKDYIGKKSAEQGLGSSRLPTFSAQEKSYIKGTSDFLGVGHFTTRYITQKNFPSSRGNSYFTDRDLAELVDPHWPDPGSEWLYSVPWGFRRLLNFVKTQYGNPMIYVTENGVSEKTLCTELCDDWRIQYHRDYINELLKAIKDGVNVKGYTAWSLLDKFEWDEGYSERFGLYYVDFRNKNKPRYPKASVQYYKRIISANGFPSQREVESWKRKATETCSTSNQLLATDPLTSHMEMVTEIVVPTVCTLCILLSAVFLMFLLRRRN, from the exons ATGCTGCGGCACGGAGTCCCGGGCCGGTGCCATGTGCTCATGCTggtgctgtgtctgtctgcggctGAAGACTTTCAGTGGACCAAGAACGAGTGGGGAGCCTTCTATTACGGCACTTTTCCGACCG GATTTTCATGGGGAGCCGGCAGCTCAGCCTATCAGACAGAGGGAGCCTGGGACAAGGATGGCAAAGGCATGAGCATTTGGGACGTGTTTTCCCACAAGAAGGGGAAAATACTCATGAACGACACGGGAGACTCCAGTTGTGAAGGGTACTACAAAGTCAAG GATGACATTTCCTTAATGAAAGATCTGAAGCTGACCCACTATTGCTTCTCTATCTCCTGGCCCCGACTCATACCCACTGGAATCAAAT CGGACCATGTCAACGAGAAAGGAATAGAGTACTATGACAATCTGATCAATCTTCTCCTGGAGAGCAAAATTACACCCATTGTCACGCTGTACCACTGGGATCTTCCACGG GTGTTACAAGACAAATACGGAGGCTGGCAGAACATCAGCATGGTCAGTTACTTCAACGACTTTGCCAACCTATGCTTTGAAAGGTTTGGAAACCGAGTCAAGTATTGGATCACATTCAACAATCCGTGG TCTACAGCCGTGGAAGGTCACGAGACGGGGGAACACGCGCCTGGGCTGCAGCTGAGGGGCACGGGGCCTTACAGGGTGGCGCACCACATGATCAAG GCGCATGCTAAGGTTTGGCACACATATGACACCCAGTGGCGGCATAAACAAAAAG GCCTGCTTGGGATCTCTCTGTCTGGGGACTGGGGGGAACCCGTTGATATCACTAATCTGAAGGACATCGAAGCAGCTGAACGATATGTCCAGTTCTCCATGGGCTGGTTTGCAACACCCATCTTTCATGGGGACTATCCACAAGTGATGAAAGACTACATTGGCAA GAAGAGCGCTGAGCAGGGTCTGGGAAGTTCACGACTGCCAACCTTCTCGGCCCAGGAGAAGAGCTACATCAAGGGCACCAGCGACTTTTTGGGTGTGGGCCACTTCACCACCCGGTACATCACACAGAAGAACTTTCCTTCTAGCCGTGGCAACAGTTACTTCACTGACCGAGACCTGGCTGAGCTTGTCGACCCTCATTGGCCCGACCCTGGATCAGAGTGGCTCTACTCCGTACCCTGGGGCTTCCGACGGCTGCTCAACTTTGTTAAG ACCCAGTATGGAAACCCCATGATCTATGTGACAGAGAATGGCGTGTCAGAGAAGACGTTGTGCACAGAGCTGTGCGATGACTGGAGGATTCAGTACCACAGGGATTACATAAACGAGTTGCTGAAAG CTATCAAGGACGGCGTGAACGTCAAGGGCTACACGGCATGGTCCCTGTTGGATAAGTTTGAGTGGGATGAAGGCTATTCTGAGCGGTTCGGGCTGTACTACGTGGACTTCAGGAACAAAAACAAGCCACGATACCCCAAGGCCTCAGTCCAGTACTACAAACGGATCATCAGCGCCAATGGCTTCCCCAGTCAGAGAGAG GTTGAGAGCTGGAAGAGGAAGGCGACCGAAACCTGCTCAACCAGCAACCAGCTGTTAGCTACAG ACCCCCTGACCAGTCACATGGAGATGGTGACCGAGATTGTCGTTCCCACCGTCTGCACCCTCTGCATCCTCCTCAGTGCTGTGTTCCTAATGTTCCTGCTGCGTAGGCGAAACTAA